AAATGTAAATGTATGGTGTTAGAAGCATAGGGAGTAATCAAGTTGGCTTCTTTGGTCACATGTTATGTGTCTGGCTATAGTTACAGTGTGGTGTTCACTTCATGTATACTAGTATGATGTGGTTTGTAATATGGTTTACGGTCGATAACTACATATAGTTATCTTAAATGTATATCTTGTGAAACAGCTAAAAATCCAGGTTTTCAGGGAGAACGTACTTGACTTAAGCTGACATTAGATCTTAATGAGGTTTTAGAAGAGTTCTTTTCTGGAACAGTAGACGTGATTAATGAACTTATCATAGGCCTAGTGTAATAGCacatgagataaaaaaaaagatttagagATACTTTTGTTGAACTTTGTAAGAGCGGTGGATGAAACACACTGGTTATGAAATGatctttttgtgtgtgttttatgcACTACCGTACTCTTAAGAGGTTACCAATATACTTGCTTTATCCACGTATTTACAAATGTGTGTTATGCTTGCTTAACTTGTTATATTCTGAACAATAATCGTGATCAATGTAATTGGTTTCATAGAGAAGCATGTGTTAGCATCATTCATATGTTGTTGATTACAGTCCCTTATAAGCatctttttttaacaaaacgTAGGGAGTAGTGTATTGGTTTTTGATGATTCTAGTTGTAACATTGCAGTTTTCACAAGTCGTCAGGAAAACATATCCGATGCTTCCATATTTGATACTGTGGATCATACCATCCATCAAAGCAGAGCAGAATCGCTTCAGCCTCGGAAGTATACCGAGACAATGGGAGAAGCCTCAGCTTCAAATCCTAGAGACACAACTCTACAACCGTCCCCTGCAACATCAAGCACTCAAACCCCATCAGTGGTAGATTTGGCTTCTTCTCAAGCATTTACTCCTCTAGTCAATTTCGTGAACACCATCACTCCAAGACACATTGGAGCCGCCATCGACGCCTCAGAATACGCAAGGATGTTCTCATCTCTCGTGATCGCCCTCCTTGTCATACTCTCTCACCTCGGGTTCTCTTCCTTAGGCAGCAGCATAGTAAGCTTCAGACCCGTTCTCTTACTTCTCTTGACCGACGCCACAATCGTGCTTGGACGTGTTCTGCTGACCCATCATGGAGCTCCTTCCTCAGCCTCGAGACGAGAGAACTCGGGACAAGGCATAGCGGACCAAGTGGGCAACGCACTGGAGACAGTCATGATGATAAAGAAGATAATGGATGCAATCTCTATGGATTTTAG
The Brassica napus cultivar Da-Ae chromosome A1, Da-Ae, whole genome shotgun sequence DNA segment above includes these coding regions:
- the LOC106366464 gene encoding uncharacterized protein LOC106366464; protein product: MASNSREARRRKILERGSDRLAFITGQINNVPPPPSSDPTSLSQSHLPTDESSSDTVTPREQIRTDRETVFTSRQENISDASIFDTVDHTIHQSRAESLQPRKYTETMGEASASNPRDTTLQPSPATSSTQTPSVVDLASSQAFTPLVNFVNTITPRHIGAAIDASEYARMFSSLVIALLVILSHLGFSSLGSSIVSFRPVLLLLLTDATIVLGRVLLTHHGAPSSASRRENSGQGIADQVGNALETVMMIKKIMDAISMDFSLYAVILICGLLFTQSIFA